The Solidesulfovibrio fructosivorans JJ] DNA window GACAGATCGTAGCCGTCGGTATTGCCGGCCACGGCCTCGAACCCCGGATGTTGGAGCAGATAGGTCCAGACGGCATAGCCGGTATGGTCGCCGCAGTGGAAAAGGCGGTCGGCTCCGGCCAGATAACGGGCATAGACGTCCTCGAACCAGGGCGTCGGCGCGGCGAGATGGGAGTCGGAAACGACGGCCACGCGCATGGGCTCAGTCCTTGGGCGGGGTGGCGTTTTTGCGGTTCCACCACTGCCGGTCCGGAGCGCGAAACCACCACTCCGCATGATCGGTCGTGGCGATGGCCTTGGCCAGCGTCCGTCCCTCCTCGGTGCGAAGCCTGCCCATGGCCGCTTCGATCCAGTCCGCGGCATAGCGGTTGCCCAGGTCGAGCTCTTCCTTGAGGTTGGCGATGAGGTCGATCTGGTCCGCGTCCTGGGCGAGCCGCGCTTCCAGCGTTTCGGCCGCTTCCAGCTCGTCGTGAAGCGGCATGACGGCGTCGGCCAGCCCGGTGCCGGCCAGGGCGTCGGTCAGGGCGCGACGGGCGTCCGTGGTGTTGTAGAGCTTGTTGACGTAGTTGAAATCGGCTGTCCTGGCCTCGTGCAGGTCGTGAAAGACGGCCATGCCCATGGCGCGAAAAGGATCGGCCCCGGCGCCCTTGGCCAGCATGAAGGCGATCAGCGCCGTGCGGAAACTGTGCTCGGCCACGTTCTCGGCCCCGGTCCCCAGAAACTGGTAACCGGTGCGCGGGGTCTTGCGCAACATGCCGGCCTCGAAAACGAAATCGGCCAGCCGCGTCAGACGATCCCGGCCGCTCGTGTCCACCCGGCTGCAATCATCGTCCATGAAGGATTCTCCGGAGATGGACGGGCTTTTCCGGGGGAGGGAACCCCTTTTTGAAAAAAGGGGTTCCCTCCCCCGGACCCCCACCCTCCCCAAAAACTTCTAAAGGGTTGTCGCGGGCGGTATTCCCTTTAAAACATTCCTTACCCTTTCGCCCCGAAGGGGCGACGGCGTGGTGGGGGCGGCATTTGCCCGGGACGAGCTCGCCGCGAAGCGGCATGCACCGTCCCGGCAAATGCCGCCCCCATCTTCTCCCTCCGCTTGGCCGCCAGCCAGCCAAGCCTTCCGTCCGGCCAAAGCCAACCGGATGGGGGGCCGGGGGGCGCGCCCGCCCCCCGGCGGAGTGCAGAGGCTCCGCCTCTGCCGGGTCCAGGGCAGCGCCCTGGCCCCCGACTACGTCCGGTAGTCGGCGTTGATCTTGATGTAGTCGTAGGTCAGGTCCGAGGCCAGCAGCAGGTAGCGGCCGGGGCCGTTGCCGAGTTCGATATCGAGGCTGATTTCGCCGCGTTTCATGTGGGGCGTGAGCAGCGCGTCCAGGTCGTCGGCCACGGGCATGCCTTTGGTGAAGACCGGCACGCCGCCGATGCTCACGGACACGTCTTCGGCGGCGAAGCTGGCTCCGGAGCGGCCCAGGGCGCAGACGATGCGGCCCCAGTTGGCGTCCTGGCCGAAAAAGGCGGTCTTGACCAGGGGCGAGTTGCCGACGGCCCGGGCGGCCAGTTCCGCTTCGGCGTGGGAGGCCGCGCCGTGCACCTTGACCCGCAGGATCTTGGTGCCGCCCTCGGCGTCCTGTATGAGCATGTAGGCCAGGGCCTGGCAGACTTCGACCATGACGGCGAGCAGCGCCTGCCGTCCTTCGGCCGAGTCGATGACGACCTCGGACGCGCCGTTGGCCAGCGCCAGCACGCAGTCGTTGGTGGAGGTGTCGCCGTCCACGGTGATGCTGTTGAAGCTGCGGTCGGCGGCGGCGGCCACGGCTTCCTGCCACCACAGCGACCCGACCTTGGCGTCGCACAGGAGCACGCCGATCATGGTGCCCATGTTGGGGGCGATCATGCCGGAGCCCTTGGCCATGCCGAGGACCCGGACTTCGCCGGCGTCGGTGGTCAGGCTGCCCCAGGCGATCTTGGGGAAGGTGTCCGTGGTCATGATGGCCTTGGCCGCGGCCACGGGCGAGGTCTCGCCGAGGTTGGCCGCCAGTTGCGGTATGGCGGCCTTCCATTTGTCCAATTTGAGGCGCGCGCCGATGACGCCGGTGGAGGCCGGCAGGATGTCCTCGGGCGAGAGGTCGGTGGCGCCGGCGACCATCGCCAGCGTGGCCCGGCAGTCGTCGATGCCGGCCTGACCGGTGCAGGCGTTGGCCTGGCCGGAGTTGACGAGGACGGCCCGGGCATGGCCGCCGGAGTCGGCGATTTGTTTCTTGGCCACGAGCACCGGCGCGGCCTGGAACAGGTTTTTGGTGAACACGCCGGCGGCGGCGGCCGGGACGTCGCTGACGATAAGGGCCAGGTCGTCCCGGTCCGGGCGTTTGAAGCCGGCGGCGGCGGCGGAAAAGCTAAACCCCTTGGGCAGGGGAACTACGGGCGAGGACATGGCTGCTCCTTCTACACGGATCATTGGGGATAGGGGCCAGGGGACGGTTTCGCGTACGGGCGCGCGCCGCCGGAGGGGGCCGGCGCGGCCATTTCGTCGCGGGTCAGCACGCCGTCGTCGTTTTTATCCAGGCGGCGAAATTCGTTTTCATGGAAGTTGCGCCATTCCTCCAAGGTCACCCGGCCGTTGTTGTCCTTGTCCATGGCCGAAAAAAGCCGGGACGGGTTCGGGGCGCGGGGGCCGGGCGCGGCGGCGTTCGGCCTCGGCTGGTCGGCCAGGGGGCGGCCGACAGGCGCGGCCGGAGAAACCGCTGTCGGGCTCGGTGTGGGCTTCGGCGTGATTTTGGTGTCTTGGGGCGGATAGTCCGGGGACGGATAGGAGGTCTCTATGGACCGGGGCGGGGCGTCGTTTCGCGAGGCGCAGCCCGCCGCGACGAGGGACAGGGCGATCATGGCCGCCGCGACGGCCGTGGCGCGATTCATGGCGGGCCTCCTTATCCGGGCAATCTTCCAAGGACGATTCCTACACCAAAGCGTCCCGGTCGGCCATACCCGGCCTTGACAGGCCGGCCCCGCTTTGCCAAGCCCCGGCCATGCGCTTTGCCATTTTCGCCCTTATGGCCGCCTGCTTTTTTATGACGCCCATGCCGGCGGGCGCGGCCATGAGTCATGACGACCTGATCTTTTACGGTACGGAATCCCTGGCCAGGGGGCGGTTTCCCCAAGCCGCCCAGGCTTTTGCCGAGGTTTTGGCCGGCGATCCGGGAAATCCCTACGTCCGGGGCCGCCTGGCCCTGGCCCGGATTGCCGTCGGCCAGCCGGACAAGGCCCGCAGCGGCCTCGAAGCGGCCGTGGCCGCCCGCTCCGACGATCTGTTCGCCCTGTGGACCCTGGGCTGCCTGGATATTCTCGAGGACAAGCCTGCCCAGGCGGTGGGGCGGTTTTCCGCCATGCTCGCCGCCGATCCGGGCAATCCCCGGGCCATTGTCGGGCTGGGGCTGGCCGCCCTGGCCGCCGGGCGCACGGCCGACGGCGTGGGCCAGCTCGAGGCGCTGCGAAAGGCGTCCACCCAGGACCCGTTGGCCCTGCATCTGGCCGGGCTGGCCTATTGGATGCTCGGCGCGCCGGCCAATGCGCGGCTGGACTTGGAAGCCGCCCTGGAGCTGGAGCCGCGAAACGCCGCCACGCTGGAACTCGTGGGGCTGGTCTACCGGCGGCTCGGCAAGCCCACGTTGGCCAAAAGCGCCTGGGAACAGGCTCTGGCCGTGGACCCGCACCGGTCCCGCGCCCGTTTTTTCCTGTCGCGCCTGGCCGAGGACGACGGCCTTGCCGCCGCCCTTGCCGGCAAGAAGCTGGAGGCCCAGCGCGCCTATGAACGGGCGATCTCCGTCGACCCGACCAACCAGGCGGCGGCAAGGGGACTGGGACTGCCGGCCCTGGGCGCGCCGCCGCCGGCCGCCAAGGAAGCCGGGAAGGTCGCTCGGCCCCAGGCCGCTCCTCCCACCGCCCCGAAAGCGGCATCCCGCCAGGCCGGGCACGGAAAAAGCGCCGATCCCGTCCCGAAGCCGGCGCAAAAGGATATCCCCGCGCCCTGGGAGCCGCGATAGGGAAAAGACAGGCTGGGGAAAACGTTGTCTTACGAAGAGTTTTTCCCCAGACCCCCTTTCCAACGACTTTTCATAATAGCAGGGGTTGCTAGAAATCTGGATGGGAAATCATCCCCGCGCAAAAGAAGGAGGATACATGAGACGACTGCTGCCCAGCATCCTTGGCCTGCCGGCCCTGATTTTCCTATTGGCCGCCGCCGCTTCGGCCCAGGGATTCGGTCCGAAGAATTATGGCGAGTGCGTCATGGTCAACGCCAAGCGCGCCGCGTCGCCCGATGGCGGCATGCTCATGCGCCGGGCCTGCAAATGCCGTTTTCAAAATCCCAAGGAGCCGGGCTGCGAAAAATATACTCAGGCCGCCCTGGACTGCATGATCGCCAATCTCGTGCCCGCGGATACCAACGACAAGGCCTGGGGCGTGGAACGCGCCTGCCGTACCAAGCATCCGGTCAAGTGACCGCTCCTGGCGATGGAAACCAAACCACTGCGCCGTCCCGATTGGGGCGGCGTTTTTTTCGGCATCGGCCGGGAAAAGCCCAAACGAAAAGAGAGCGGCTCCGGGTCGCCATCCCGGAGCCGCTCTCTGAAAATATCCTTGTTCGGAGGAAGGATGACTTTTTTATAGCAACAGGTGTGCCAATGTCTGTGTTTTTTATTTTTATTCTTACATAACAGTGTATTGGAAAATAAGACCGTCCGCTGACAGGCGATTTGCCCTCCTGAAGGGGCCTCTGACGGTACAAAGGCTTGTACGCCCTTGGCCAAGTCCGGCTTTCGGGGGCCAGGATTTTGTACCTGGCGAGGCGCTTGTTTTTAAATACTAGTTTTCCCAAATGGTTATGAATTAGATGACAGCGGCGGCCGGAGGCATGGGCGCGGTGCGAAGGCCCAAGGGCTGTCGGGCCGGGCCGGGGCGGGTACAAATCTTTGTCCCGGACGGCGCCCTCCTCCTCAACCCGTTAAAAGTTTTGGGGAGGGGAGAGCGCGAGAGGGGGACCCTTTCTCCAAAAAGGGTCCCCCTCTCGCATCATCCTCATGCCTTGCTCTTCTGCCCTAGGCCATCAACAGGCGGTTGCGGCGGCGGCGGGCGATGTCGAGGGAGGTGTCCAGGGCGAGCTTTTCCTGTTTGGCCGCGAAGATCTCCTGGGCGTGGTATACGCCGGCCTTTACGTCTTCGGCGTCCATGAGTTCGCGGATGCGCTTGGCCATGGCGTCGCGTTGTTCGGTCAGGACGGCGATTTCCGCCTCGAGTTCCTGCGCCTGGCGCGCGGTTTTGGCATCTGGTTGGAGCATCAGGCATCCTCCACGACAAGGGTCTTGATGTTGCAAAATTCCGTGAGCCCGAACCGGGACAGTTCCCGGCCGTAGCCCGAACGCTTGACGCCGCCGAACGGCAGCCGGAAGTCGGAGCGGGGCACGGCGTTGACCGAGACCATGCCGGCCTCGATGCGCCGGGCGATGGCCAGCCCGCGTTCGGTGTCGGCGGTCCAGACGCTGGCCCCGAGGCCGTAGGGCGAGGCGTTGGCCAGCCGCACGGCGTCCTCGGCATCGGCCGCTTCCACCACGGCCGCGACCGGTCCGAAAAGTTCCTCGTCAAAGGCCGGCATGCCTGGCTTCACATTGGCCAGAAGCGTGGGCGCGTAGAAATAGCCCGGCCTGGGAAGCTTCTTTCCGCCAAGGAGCAGCCGCGCCCCGGCCGCGACGGATTCTCGGACCTGCCGGTCGAGGTTATCAAGCAGGTCCTCCCGGGCCAGCGGCCCGACGGTGGTGCCCGGGTCCAGGGGATCGCCGGGGACATGGGCGGCGAGGCGTTTGGCCAGCCGGTCGATGAAGGCCGCCTGGAGCGGGGCTTCGACAATGAAGCGCTTGGCCGCGATGCAGGCCTGGCCGCAGGCGCGCATGCGGGCCGTCTCGGCGGCGGTGCAGCAGTCTTCCAGCACGGCGTCGGCCAGGACGATGAAGGGATCGGAGCCGCCAAGCTCCATGACCGCCTTCTTGATGGCCGCTCCGGCCGCCGCGCCCACGGCCGCCCCGGCCCGGGCCGAGCCGGTGAGCGTCACGCCGCGCACGGCCGGATGGGCGATGGCCTCGGCCACGAGCCCTTCCTCCACCCGCAGCAGGCGGAAGGTGCCCTCCGGGAAGCCCGCTTCCGCGAAAAGCTCCCGCAGGGCTTCGGCCACGCTCATGACGTTCGGCGCGGGCTTGACGGCCAGGACATTGCCGGCGGCCAGGATGGGCGCGGCCGCGCGCATGATCTGCCAGTAGGGGAAATTCCAGGGCATGACGGCCAAAATGACGCCCAGGGGCTCGAGGACCACCATGCGCCGGCCCGTTTCCGAGGGAAACGTCTCCCCGGCCAGATAGCGCGGGGCTTGCCTGGCGTAGAAGCGGCAGGCCCGGGCGCAGCGCAGCACCTCGGCTTCGGCCTCGGGCAGGATTTTGCCCATCTCCCGGGCGGCCAGCCGCGACAGGGGGGCGAGGCGGGCCTCGAACAGCCCGGCCAGCCGGGTGAGCGCCTCGAGACGCGCGGCAAGGGGGGTATCGCGCCAGCCCGGAAAGGCCCGGGCGCAGGCGTTGAGAACGTCCCGCGCCGCCGGGGCGTCGTGGGACGGATGACTGGCGAAAGGCTGGCCCGTGGCCGGATTGATGCTGACGAACATGGTGCTGCGGCAAGGCGGGATGCGCGGACGGCGCGCAACCCCGGGTTAAAAGGGCTGCGTCGCTCCCTCCGGCAGGGGGACGTCGAAGGCGAAAAGCACGCCGGCAATGAGGCGGTACAAGCCGCAGAGCACCACGATTTCGATGAGTCCCTGACGAGTCAGGGCCGCTTCCAGGACATCCTGGGTCGCCTGGGGGATGCTCGCCGGGGCGAGGGCCGCGTCGGCGGCATCAAGGGCCGCCGATTGCACGGGCGAAAGTTCCGTCGGCCGCCTGCCCAGGCGCACTTCCTCGAGAACGGACTCGGGGATGCCCGCCTGGCGCGCCACGGGGAAGTGTTTGACCCATTCGTAGGCCGCGCCGCATTTGCGGCCGGTCCAGAGGATGACCAGCTCCCGCACCTGCGCCGGCAACACGCTCGGGCCGAACCGGAAATACGTGCCCAGCTCGGACACGTGGGCGGCCAGGGCCGGGTGGTTGAGCAGCGTGCGGTACATGCCGTCGATGCGGCCGCGGGTAGCCACCATACGGTCGTAGACCGCCTGGGCGTCCGGCGACAGCGCGTCACGGTCAGGCATGGGAAGCGTGGCCATGAATCCTCCTTGGTGAAGGAGGACCTTACCCGTTTTGACCGGGCAAGCCAAGGTCAACGCGTAAAAGCGCCCCAGGCCGCCTGGGCGAGGAGGCTCACGCCGGAAAGCCCGAGCACGCCGAGCATCACCCGGGAAAAGGCGCGTTCGCTGATGCGGCCGCAGCAGGCCATGCCCGCCCCCAGGCCGAGCACCAGGGCCGGCGCGGCCACGGCGGTCCGGATCCAGACTTCCCGGTCGAGCAGTCCGGCCAGGTACTGGGCGCTGATCACGCCGATGCCGGCCAGCAGGAAATAGGCGGTGAGCGTCGCCCGCACGCCATTGCGGTCGTAGCCCTGCCGCGACACCCAGGCCACGACCGGGGGGCCGTTGACCCCGATGGCCGCGCCCATGCAGCCGGCCGTGAATCCGGCCAGCAGGCCAAGGCCCGCGCCGGCCCGGGGACCGGCTTCGCGCCGGCGCAGGGCGTGGATCACGAAGGCCAGCACCGCCAGTCCCAACGCGCCCTTGAGCAGGACGTCGGAGACGGAGCGCAGTGCATGGGCCCCGACGGCCATGCCGGGGAGCGAGGCCCCGAGCAAAAGGGCCAGGGCCGGCCAGACGATCTGGCCGCGCAGTTTGCCGGTCAGGATGATGTTGAGGGCGACGGCCAGCAGGCAGCAGACCGGCGTCGCCACGCGCAGGTCCATGACCATGGCCAGCATGGGCAGGGCGACAAGGGTCGAGCCGAATCCGGCCAGTCCCTGGGTGAAGCCGCCGCACAGGGCGGCAAGGGCGAGGACGATGAGGATTGACGGTTCCATACGGGTCGCGTTTCCGGCGTACGGCCGGGATATCGTTCAAATTCTCAGGATATTGCAATGACCGTTAATCCTGGATAAAGGTTGGGGCAAACGATTTCATTCGAACAGGTGTTCGGAAAATATGAATCTCCTGGATCCCTGGCAGTTGCGCACCTTTCTGGCCGCCGCCTCGGCCCCGTCCTTTCGACAGGCGGCTTCGGACATCTCCCTTGCTCCGTCCACGGTCACCATGCAAATGCAGGCCCTGGAGGAGACCCTCGGCGTGCCGCTTTTCCGGCGGACGGCCGGCCGCATGGTGCTGACCGAGCACGGCCAGCGGCTCGTGGGGCATGCCCGGCGTTTGCTCGAGCTCGAGGCCGAGATCCGGCGCGGCATCAGCGGCGGCGATACGGCCAGCCCCGAACTGTCGGTGCGACTCTCCGAAAGCCTCGGGCTGGAACTTGTGCCGGCCCTTCTGCCGCGTTTCCGGCAACGTTTCCCTCATACCCGGCTCATCCTGGCCACCCAGTCCCGGCAGGGGCTGGCCAGCGAGCTGCGCCAGGGGGGCGTGGACCTCGGCGTCATTCTGGGCGAGCCGTTCGCCGCCGAGGGCGTGGCCATGGAGGAAATCCACCGGGAGCCGCTGGTCGTGATCGTGCCGCCCCGGTCCGATCTGGCCCGGCTCGCGGTGGTGGGGCCGGAGGAGTTGGCCGTCCGGGAACTGCTCGTCACGCGCCATATCTGGAGCGTGCGACGACGCATCGAAAGCGCTTTGGCCCGGGTCGGAAAGGAACCGGCGTCGCTGACCGAATGCACCAGCCTGGAGATCGTCAAGCGGTGCGTCGCCGCCGGCCAGGGGGTGGCCCTGGCGCCGCGTCTGGCCGTGCGCCGGGAATGCGCCGCCGGGCTTTTGGCCGCGTTGCCCTGGGCCGAGGGGACGCTCGAGGTGCCGGTCGTGCTGCTGCGGCAGGCGGACCGGCCAAGGAGCGAGGTCGCGGCGTATTTCGCCCTGGCGGTGCGGGAAGCGCTTGGGGAAGAGGGGAAGGCTTCGGGACGGCCGGGCGTCCGTTGACGCGCGCCGGTGATACGGCTTTTCCTTGCGGCGGCAACGGGCTAGGATCCGTTTCCCCATTTCCGATGCGCGGTTTTTAGGCGGGGAGGGTGGGGCGCGGGGCAAGGTTTTTCCCGCGACGCGCTTCAAGCGGTTGGGAATCCGCTTTCGAACGGTTCGAAAACGTCAGGAGGCACCGATGCCACGACTTCGCTTCTGTGCGCCGCTTTTGGCGGTCTTCTTTCTGGGGCTGGCCGTCCCGGCTCCGGGACAGCAAACCGCCGATCCTTCCCGGGACGTTTTTTTGCAGACCATCGGCATGCTGGCCGGGCAGGGGCTGGCGCTCGGCCACGAGAGCCTGCAAGGCATCGTCGTTCGCTACGAGAAGCGGGTGCTGCCCCGTGAGGAAGCGCTACGGCGGCTTGCCGCGGAAGCCC harbors:
- a CDS encoding HD domain-containing protein; the encoded protein is MDDDCSRVDTSGRDRLTRLADFVFEAGMLRKTPRTGYQFLGTGAENVAEHSFRTALIAFMLAKGAGADPFRAMGMAVFHDLHEARTADFNYVNKLYNTTDARRALTDALAGTGLADAVMPLHDELEAAETLEARLAQDADQIDLIANLKEELDLGNRYAADWIEAAMGRLRTEEGRTLAKAIATTDHAEWWFRAPDRQWWNRKNATPPKD
- the argJ gene encoding bifunctional glutamate N-acetyltransferase/amino-acid acetyltransferase ArgJ → MSSPVVPLPKGFSFSAAAAGFKRPDRDDLALIVSDVPAAAAGVFTKNLFQAAPVLVAKKQIADSGGHARAVLVNSGQANACTGQAGIDDCRATLAMVAGATDLSPEDILPASTGVIGARLKLDKWKAAIPQLAANLGETSPVAAAKAIMTTDTFPKIAWGSLTTDAGEVRVLGMAKGSGMIAPNMGTMIGVLLCDAKVGSLWWQEAVAAAADRSFNSITVDGDTSTNDCVLALANGASEVVIDSAEGRQALLAVMVEVCQALAYMLIQDAEGGTKILRVKVHGAASHAEAELAARAVGNSPLVKTAFFGQDANWGRIVCALGRSGASFAAEDVSVSIGGVPVFTKGMPVADDLDALLTPHMKRGEISLDIELGNGPGRYLLLASDLTYDYIKINADYRT
- a CDS encoding EF-hand domain-containing protein; protein product: MNRATAVAAAMIALSLVAAGCASRNDAPPRSIETSYPSPDYPPQDTKITPKPTPSPTAVSPAAPVGRPLADQPRPNAAAPGPRAPNPSRLFSAMDKDNNGRVTLEEWRNFHENEFRRLDKNDDGVLTRDEMAAPAPSGGARPYAKPSPGPYPQ
- a CDS encoding tetratricopeptide repeat protein gives rise to the protein MRFAIFALMAACFFMTPMPAGAAMSHDDLIFYGTESLARGRFPQAAQAFAEVLAGDPGNPYVRGRLALARIAVGQPDKARSGLEAAVAARSDDLFALWTLGCLDILEDKPAQAVGRFSAMLAADPGNPRAIVGLGLAALAAGRTADGVGQLEALRKASTQDPLALHLAGLAYWMLGAPANARLDLEAALELEPRNAATLELVGLVYRRLGKPTLAKSAWEQALAVDPHRSRARFFLSRLAEDDGLAAALAGKKLEAQRAYERAISVDPTNQAAARGLGLPALGAPPPAAKEAGKVARPQAAPPTAPKAASRQAGHGKSADPVPKPAQKDIPAPWEPR
- a CDS encoding aldehyde dehydrogenase family protein; this encodes MFVSINPATGQPFASHPSHDAPAARDVLNACARAFPGWRDTPLAARLEALTRLAGLFEARLAPLSRLAAREMGKILPEAEAEVLRCARACRFYARQAPRYLAGETFPSETGRRMVVLEPLGVILAVMPWNFPYWQIMRAAAPILAAGNVLAVKPAPNVMSVAEALRELFAEAGFPEGTFRLLRVEEGLVAEAIAHPAVRGVTLTGSARAGAAVGAAAGAAIKKAVMELGGSDPFIVLADAVLEDCCTAAETARMRACGQACIAAKRFIVEAPLQAAFIDRLAKRLAAHVPGDPLDPGTTVGPLAREDLLDNLDRQVRESVAAGARLLLGGKKLPRPGYFYAPTLLANVKPGMPAFDEELFGPVAAVVEAADAEDAVRLANASPYGLGASVWTADTERGLAIARRIEAGMVSVNAVPRSDFRLPFGGVKRSGYGRELSRFGLTEFCNIKTLVVEDA
- a CDS encoding carboxymuconolactone decarboxylase family protein produces the protein MATLPMPDRDALSPDAQAVYDRMVATRGRIDGMYRTLLNHPALAAHVSELGTYFRFGPSVLPAQVRELVILWTGRKCGAAYEWVKHFPVARQAGIPESVLEEVRLGRRPTELSPVQSAALDAADAALAPASIPQATQDVLEAALTRQGLIEIVVLCGLYRLIAGVLFAFDVPLPEGATQPF
- a CDS encoding sulfite exporter TauE/SafE family protein produces the protein MEPSILIVLALAALCGGFTQGLAGFGSTLVALPMLAMVMDLRVATPVCCLLAVALNIILTGKLRGQIVWPALALLLGASLPGMAVGAHALRSVSDVLLKGALGLAVLAFVIHALRRREAGPRAGAGLGLLAGFTAGCMGAAIGVNGPPVVAWVSRQGYDRNGVRATLTAYFLLAGIGVISAQYLAGLLDREVWIRTAVAAPALVLGLGAGMACCGRISERAFSRVMLGVLGLSGVSLLAQAAWGAFTR
- a CDS encoding LysR family transcriptional regulator, with the protein product MNLLDPWQLRTFLAAASAPSFRQAASDISLAPSTVTMQMQALEETLGVPLFRRTAGRMVLTEHGQRLVGHARRLLELEAEIRRGISGGDTASPELSVRLSESLGLELVPALLPRFRQRFPHTRLILATQSRQGLASELRQGGVDLGVILGEPFAAEGVAMEEIHREPLVVIVPPRSDLARLAVVGPEELAVRELLVTRHIWSVRRRIESALARVGKEPASLTECTSLEIVKRCVAAGQGVALAPRLAVRRECAAGLLAALPWAEGTLEVPVVLLRQADRPRSEVAAYFALAVREALGEEGKASGRPGVR